In Halorhabdus rudnickae, the following proteins share a genomic window:
- a CDS encoding universal stress protein produces the protein MTSGLLDPETGINVRRLLQTAVALAEDNDGRVLLLGLATADDESSLKAVREQIEAGKLNTSDSSPGVKFVEERQSQLTRIVDIAQDLGQDVSVTATVRVVTDPTNGILDILKSRREMAVLLLRGTSLDEGGFLSRSTIDAVLAEADCDVFVENLGTQSGSNALYIPDIDGNTVASLAESEADTIDSVLLPVGTGPHSALATEAARAVASAADAPVTVLHVIDPDASGKSRADAKDLLKFAEYVLGPAVTVETEIQEAADPTEVIVETAQMHDFTAIGAPEQQSRLEHLVFESVQETLTERSRVRVLIARDSDRTMRSLYYHWKQGIDAMDSNESQ, from the coding sequence GTGACAAGTGGACTTCTCGATCCGGAGACGGGAATCAATGTTCGACGGCTGCTACAGACAGCAGTTGCCCTCGCCGAGGACAACGATGGCCGAGTTCTCCTGCTCGGACTCGCAACCGCCGACGATGAATCCTCGCTCAAAGCGGTGCGAGAGCAGATAGAAGCAGGCAAACTGAACACGTCTGATTCGTCTCCTGGTGTCAAATTTGTCGAGGAGCGACAATCTCAACTGACACGGATCGTCGATATCGCTCAAGACCTTGGCCAGGATGTCTCGGTCACTGCGACCGTTCGCGTTGTAACCGATCCAACGAACGGTATACTGGATATACTCAAGTCCAGACGTGAGATGGCTGTCCTCTTGCTTCGGGGAACGAGTCTCGACGAAGGCGGGTTCCTCTCTCGGAGCACGATAGATGCAGTCCTTGCAGAGGCTGACTGCGACGTCTTTGTCGAAAATCTCGGAACCCAAAGTGGAAGCAACGCGCTGTATATCCCTGACATCGACGGGAACACGGTCGCTTCGTTGGCCGAATCCGAAGCAGACACCATTGACTCGGTACTGCTGCCTGTCGGAACTGGACCACACTCGGCGCTCGCTACGGAAGCAGCTCGCGCGGTGGCCAGTGCTGCAGACGCGCCAGTCACGGTTCTTCACGTGATTGATCCCGACGCATCTGGGAAATCAAGGGCTGACGCAAAAGATCTCCTCAAATTTGCAGAATACGTTCTGGGTCCAGCGGTGACGGTGGAGACCGAAATTCAAGAAGCGGCAGATCCCACCGAGGTAATCGTCGAGACGGCCCAAATGCACGACTTCACAGCGATTGGTGCGCCAGAACAGCAATCCAGACTTGAACACCTTGTGTTCGAGTCGGTTCAGGAAACACTCACGGAGCGGAGTAGGGTACGAGTACTTATAGCCAGGGATTCCGATCGGACAATGCGATCACTCTATTACCACTGGAAACAGGGTATTGATGCGATGGACAGTAATGAGTCTCAGTGA
- a CDS encoding Lrp/AsnC family transcriptional regulator, which produces MPGIRPPEIAKEVNVSAGTIRNRISQLEDAGILRGYHSLVDYPQAGG; this is translated from the coding sequence ATGCCCGGAATACGTCCCCCCGAAATTGCCAAAGAAGTGAACGTCTCGGCGGGGACGATTCGAAATCGAATTTCACAGCTCGAAGATGCCGGGATTCTTCGGGGCTATCATTCACTCGTCGATTATCCACAAGCAGGTGGCTAG
- a CDS encoding TrkA C-terminal domain-containing protein, which translates to MQELNRIANNLSTIGLEIEEENSLQSEQLLPYDKFGPAESQDGHTIADFMELSGGAEVLELTVSADADIAGLALREANESDVIQSDVLVVSIERDNEVITSRGDTVVRPDGLVTLLCRGGANAGNRRYIRRPHVSTN; encoded by the coding sequence ATGCAGGAGCTCAACCGGATAGCGAACAATCTCTCCACGATTGGGTTGGAGATTGAAGAGGAGAATTCACTCCAGAGCGAACAACTGCTCCCATACGATAAATTCGGTCCAGCCGAGTCCCAAGATGGGCACACGATTGCGGACTTTATGGAGCTCTCCGGCGGTGCCGAAGTCCTGGAACTCACTGTCTCCGCTGATGCCGACATTGCGGGCCTCGCGTTGCGTGAAGCGAACGAAAGTGACGTGATTCAATCGGATGTGCTGGTGGTCTCTATTGAGCGTGACAATGAAGTGATTACTTCTCGTGGAGATACCGTGGTCCGTCCCGACGGCCTGGTAACACTCTTGTGTCGCGGGGGGGCTAACGCGGGAAACCGTCGATACATTCGGCGACCACATGTAAGCACAAACTGA
- a CDS encoding potassium channel family protein, with translation MYIIVIGAGRTGSKVIELASQDDHEVVVIEQNTELAEEVSTTYDCMVINADASSKEILLEAGIEEADALISTTESDSVNLMISMLGKQYGVENLVSSINDPQHRELFGDLGVNIVESPHELNGQYLYRAVQRPQIQDFMEIAGEAEIFEVTVEEGAPVAGLSLSDADSKDLLPEETIMVAIVRDEELLIPRGETDFQAGDTVTVFARNGATDRVTGAFTRP, from the coding sequence ATGTACATTATCGTAATCGGCGCCGGCCGCACCGGAAGCAAAGTCATCGAACTCGCCAGCCAGGACGACCACGAAGTCGTCGTCATCGAACAAAATACGGAGTTGGCCGAGGAGGTGAGCACAACCTACGACTGTATGGTCATCAACGCCGACGCCTCGTCGAAAGAAATCCTTCTCGAAGCAGGTATCGAAGAGGCCGACGCGCTCATCTCGACGACGGAAAGCGATTCGGTAAACCTCATGATCTCGATGCTCGGGAAACAGTACGGCGTCGAGAACCTCGTCAGTTCGATCAACGACCCCCAGCATCGGGAACTGTTCGGGGACCTGGGTGTCAATATCGTCGAGAGTCCACACGAACTCAACGGCCAGTACCTCTATCGGGCTGTCCAGCGCCCCCAGATCCAAGACTTCATGGAGATCGCTGGGGAAGCCGAGATCTTCGAGGTCACGGTCGAGGAAGGGGCGCCAGTCGCCGGGCTCAGTCTGAGCGACGCCGACAGTAAAGATCTGCTGCCCGAAGAGACGATCATGGTCGCAATCGTCCGAGATGAAGAACTGCTCATCCCCCGCGGTGAGACTGACTTTCAGGCAGGCGACACCGTGACCGTGTTCGCCAGAAACGGGGCGACTGACCGAGTCACGGGAGCATTCACGAGGCCGTGA
- a CDS encoding universal stress protein, with protein sequence MAQSLFSRVVVPVANEDDAAATVEALLRYGDGTPRAVIAVHVIEKAGGAPDKASVEQRELAAKEMFQIVREQLQGNDIVFQTEFLYGTDVGDAIIEAAHDFNASAIVFTPRGGSRWLKLLTGDVTTTLVNESDVPVLVLPDQSDELSG encoded by the coding sequence ATGGCACAATCCTTGTTCAGTCGAGTCGTTGTTCCAGTCGCGAACGAGGATGATGCAGCAGCGACAGTCGAGGCGCTACTGCGATACGGAGACGGCACCCCTCGCGCAGTGATCGCAGTTCACGTCATCGAGAAGGCCGGTGGCGCCCCTGACAAGGCGTCCGTCGAGCAACGGGAGCTGGCTGCTAAAGAGATGTTCCAGATCGTTAGAGAACAACTCCAAGGCAACGATATCGTCTTCCAGACCGAGTTTCTATACGGAACCGACGTCGGTGACGCAATTATTGAAGCCGCGCACGATTTCAACGCCAGCGCCATCGTATTTACTCCTCGAGGTGGAAGCCGCTGGTTGAAACTACTCACTGGAGATGTGACAACAACACTCGTAAACGAAAGCGACGTGCCGGTTCTCGTGCTGCCTGACCAATCCGACGAGCTATCCGGATAG
- a CDS encoding amino acid permease, with amino-acid sequence MPKSLERDLGLYATLTISIGAMIGSGIFVLPGLAAKKTGPSVILAYLLAGVLVLPAALSKAEMATAMPEAGGTYLYIDRAMGPLLGTIAGIGSWFSLVFKSAFALVGLGAYVLLLVSIPGEYLVFLSLGLGVLLVIVNVVGVKQSGRLQAIIVSLVLLSLAAFALSGIINVNSTNFKPFTTHGNGGVLAATGFVFVSYAGVTKIASVAEEVENPGRNIPIAMIGSVVVMMLVYTLIVFVVVGVSPPNELMANDMITPMGLAARQFAGQWGELTVAIVAIFSLTSMANAGILSSSRFPFAMSRDELAPQQLRSVSPRFKTPIASVLLTGGLLLGLIAFLPVVELAKLASAFKILIFSFINVALIAFRESSLESYSPQFTSPGYPWVQIFGLVGGIVLLTQMGLVAIGGAIGIILAGIFWYLIYGREKTERQGAALDAVRRSADAQSLSQVERAFVEESGAVLVAMDEQTTHCRERALLTAAASVAAQSDGQVHAVRFEEVPEQLTLSSATEMDESDREFERKTQELAEELPVPIHAQEIISHNRRRAVINYAEDIEADLLLGEWEPDRYHAELLGSDVDWFMEHAPCDTVFLRDRDSTTVDEITVITRRGPYRPLKVTLADALAVHHDARVRFLTAIDEDASDNQETATREYHRKLETLCEAPTASDVVRTTDLLDDLVSAAQGTDMAVIGTVAHSRIHEFAFSDPATEISNRLDATVLLAHPRELKSQSVVRDIVERIAF; translated from the coding sequence ATGCCAAAATCTCTAGAACGTGACCTCGGCCTCTATGCAACACTCACGATCAGTATCGGTGCGATGATTGGGAGCGGTATTTTCGTCCTCCCTGGACTCGCTGCGAAAAAGACCGGGCCGAGTGTCATTCTGGCATATCTCCTCGCGGGAGTACTTGTCTTGCCGGCTGCCCTCTCGAAAGCAGAGATGGCGACAGCTATGCCAGAGGCCGGCGGTACGTATCTCTATATCGACCGAGCAATGGGCCCGCTTCTCGGAACGATTGCGGGTATCGGCTCTTGGTTCTCGCTCGTCTTCAAGAGTGCCTTCGCTCTCGTCGGACTCGGCGCCTACGTTCTCCTCCTCGTCTCGATTCCAGGGGAGTACTTGGTGTTTTTGAGTCTCGGCCTCGGTGTCCTGCTTGTCATCGTTAACGTTGTCGGGGTGAAACAAAGTGGCCGTTTGCAGGCAATCATCGTGAGTCTAGTATTGCTCTCGCTGGCCGCGTTCGCGCTCTCTGGTATCATCAATGTAAACAGTACGAATTTTAAGCCGTTCACCACGCATGGTAATGGCGGTGTGCTCGCAGCAACGGGCTTCGTATTCGTCTCATATGCAGGCGTCACGAAGATTGCGTCCGTCGCCGAGGAGGTCGAGAATCCGGGACGGAATATCCCCATCGCGATGATCGGTTCGGTCGTCGTGATGATGCTCGTCTACACGTTGATAGTATTCGTCGTCGTCGGGGTCTCACCGCCGAACGAGCTGATGGCGAACGATATGATCACACCGATGGGACTTGCTGCTCGGCAGTTCGCGGGTCAGTGGGGTGAACTCACCGTCGCAATCGTGGCAATCTTCTCGCTCACGAGCATGGCGAATGCTGGCATCCTCTCATCGTCCCGGTTCCCGTTCGCAATGAGTCGTGACGAACTGGCCCCTCAGCAGTTGCGCTCGGTCAGTCCTCGCTTCAAAACGCCGATTGCGTCCGTCTTGTTGACCGGTGGGTTACTGCTCGGTCTCATCGCCTTTCTCCCGGTCGTCGAACTCGCGAAGCTGGCGAGTGCGTTCAAAATTCTCATCTTCTCGTTCATCAACGTCGCCCTCATCGCATTTCGCGAAAGCTCTCTCGAAAGCTATTCCCCCCAGTTCACTTCGCCGGGCTATCCGTGGGTACAGATTTTTGGCCTCGTCGGCGGGATCGTGTTACTCACACAGATGGGTCTAGTCGCAATTGGTGGCGCGATCGGAATAATTCTTGCAGGGATTTTCTGGTACCTGATCTACGGCCGAGAGAAAACGGAGCGACAGGGGGCAGCTCTCGATGCAGTCCGTCGGTCTGCCGACGCACAGTCGCTTTCCCAGGTCGAACGGGCGTTCGTCGAGGAAAGTGGAGCGGTTCTCGTTGCCATGGATGAACAGACGACACATTGTCGCGAACGGGCACTTCTCACAGCCGCGGCAAGCGTCGCCGCCCAGAGTGACGGGCAAGTTCACGCTGTCCGGTTTGAGGAAGTCCCAGAACAGCTAACGCTCTCATCGGCGACCGAGATGGACGAATCAGACCGCGAGTTCGAGCGAAAGACACAGGAACTCGCTGAAGAACTTCCTGTCCCGATTCACGCCCAAGAAATCATCAGCCACAATCGACGACGGGCTGTGATCAACTACGCCGAAGATATCGAAGCGGACCTATTGTTGGGGGAGTGGGAGCCAGACCGCTATCATGCAGAGCTACTCGGAAGCGACGTTGACTGGTTCATGGAACACGCGCCTTGTGATACAGTGTTCCTTCGTGACCGGGACAGCACCACCGTCGACGAAATTACTGTCATTACTCGTCGTGGCCCATATCGACCGCTCAAGGTCACTCTCGCGGACGCCCTTGCCGTCCACCACGATGCACGAGTCCGATTCCTCACTGCCATTGACGAGGACGCCTCTGATAACCAGGAAACTGCAACACGTGAGTATCACCGTAAACTCGAAACACTCTGTGAAGCCCCGACCGCCAGTGACGTGGTTCGGACTACAGACCTCCTTGACGACCTCGTTTCAGCGGCACAAGGAACTGATATGGCCGTCATCGGGACCGTTGCCCATTCACGGATTCACGAGTTCGCATTCAGCGATCCCGCAACAGAGATCAGCAATCGGTTGGACGCAACCGTCTTGCTAGCTCACCCACGAGAATTGAAGAGTCAAAGCGTCGTTCGGGATATCGTAGAGAGAATCGCCTTCTAA
- a CDS encoding TrkH family potassium uptake protein, which translates to MLVPLIVSLLYQEWYTGLSFLIAAGITTLVGGLAYKSCEDAPEPKRHHAMIVAALGWVATAFFGALPFIIAAYITPPGVIESLIPAGAGYQSSLLNFQNPLHAFFEAMSGYTTTGLTMSVHEPSVGNAFLWYRSQMQWIGGAGMIILSLAILRQPHGTAGISLYESEARSERLRPSIAGTARAIWKIYVGVTAIVAVYLAAATFFIQPGYGIENTIFDAINHAMTGQSTGGFSTLDNSIAGYGSYAMELVHIPAMVTGAIAIPVYYSALSERDIREFTRDPQVRTMFAFFVVGVIGLTAFLARWVGVPYNGDPVGYVARVATSDALRDGLFQFISGLTTTGWQTSAIGDWNSGSVLFIVLGAMLIGGAAGATVGGIKIIRGYIIGRGISWEVSRVFRPEHAIDDLRIGQQIFKADEANDEIRSAATFAFAYLILLGLSLFVLLAVLPSEFTLADAIFEVATAQGTVGLSSGITGPGMPVIAEILFIVQMWMGRLEIIPILVTINTIFRR; encoded by the coding sequence ATGCTTGTCCCCCTCATCGTATCTCTCCTCTATCAAGAGTGGTACACCGGACTGTCGTTTCTCATCGCAGCAGGTATCACCACGCTCGTCGGTGGACTTGCGTACAAATCCTGTGAGGACGCCCCGGAACCGAAACGACACCACGCGATGATCGTCGCTGCCCTTGGCTGGGTCGCGACCGCGTTCTTCGGTGCCCTCCCGTTCATTATTGCGGCCTATATCACACCGCCAGGCGTGATCGAATCCTTGATCCCTGCAGGGGCAGGGTATCAATCGAGTCTGTTGAACTTCCAGAACCCATTGCACGCGTTCTTTGAGGCCATGAGCGGGTACACTACCACTGGCCTGACGATGAGCGTTCACGAGCCGTCCGTGGGAAATGCCTTCCTCTGGTATCGATCACAGATGCAGTGGATCGGTGGTGCAGGGATGATCATCCTCTCGCTGGCGATTTTGCGCCAACCACACGGTACGGCAGGAATCTCGCTGTACGAATCCGAGGCCCGCAGTGAGAGACTCAGACCGAGCATCGCCGGTACTGCCCGTGCCATCTGGAAGATCTACGTCGGCGTCACCGCAATCGTCGCCGTCTATCTCGCTGCCGCAACGTTCTTCATCCAGCCAGGCTACGGCATCGAGAACACAATCTTCGATGCGATTAATCACGCGATGACCGGGCAGTCGACAGGTGGGTTCAGTACGCTCGACAATTCGATTGCAGGCTACGGGTCGTACGCGATGGAACTCGTGCATATTCCAGCGATGGTGACGGGCGCAATCGCAATTCCCGTGTACTACAGCGCCCTCTCCGAGCGTGATATTCGCGAATTCACACGCGACCCACAGGTCAGAACGATGTTTGCGTTCTTTGTCGTCGGCGTGATCGGGCTGACGGCGTTTCTTGCCCGGTGGGTCGGCGTCCCGTACAACGGCGACCCGGTGGGCTACGTGGCGCGCGTCGCGACGAGTGACGCGCTTCGTGACGGCCTATTCCAGTTCATCAGCGGGTTGACGACCACGGGCTGGCAGACGTCGGCAATCGGCGACTGGAACAGCGGGTCGGTGCTGTTCATCGTCCTCGGCGCGATGTTGATCGGTGGGGCGGCCGGGGCAACCGTTGGCGGGATCAAGATTATCCGTGGCTACATTATCGGACGGGGAATCAGTTGGGAAGTCTCACGCGTGTTCCGCCCCGAGCACGCGATCGACGATCTCCGGATTGGGCAACAGATCTTCAAAGCCGACGAGGCCAACGACGAGATTCGCTCGGCGGCGACGTTCGCATTCGCGTATCTCATCCTCCTGGGCCTCTCGCTGTTCGTGCTACTCGCGGTCCTCCCCTCGGAGTTTACCCTCGCGGACGCGATCTTTGAGGTCGCAACCGCACAGGGGACCGTCGGGTTGTCGTCCGGGATTACTGGGCCCGGCATGCCAGTTATCGCGGAGATACTGTTTATCGTCCAGATGTGGATGGGACGCCTCGAGATCATCCCCATCCTCGTCACGATAAACACCATTTTCCGGAGGTAG
- a CDS encoding nucleotide-binding protein: MGDTLRAAAFLDTGGTGKTTTVAHVGVALVEQDYDFLLLDLPGTEDDPITHRTHAYMASHPL; the protein is encoded by the coding sequence ATGGGTGATACATTGCGGGCCGCCGCTTTCTTGGATACAGGAGGAACTGGAAAAACAACGACCGTTGCGCACGTCGGCGTCGCGCTGGTGGAGCAAGATTACGATTTCCTGCTCCTTGATCTCCCCGGCACAGAGGACGATCCGATAACTCACCGCACGCACGCATATATGGCGTCACACCCGCTTTGA